The proteins below are encoded in one region of Takifugu rubripes chromosome 1, fTakRub1.2, whole genome shotgun sequence:
- the LOC101073118 gene encoding immunoglobulin-like domain-containing receptor 1, translated as MILAALLLLLPTELLSIQVIVPETERSTTLFASVILRCDYSTSANPQDVLVSWKFKSFCKDPVLEYYSTAYQAALQLGQDPANDCPDRQRTIRTVIQKRGINEPTLGPEYRERKITIQNKADLVITEVMWWDNGMYFCTIDAAGDTSGDSDREVKLIVYHWLTVLLIILGALLLIMLLCICCCQCCPQKCCCYVRCPCCPQTCCCPEKAVMEHRMLKEARKAMVPWMNGQPIYAPISSNASTQGVPILHSGSFTDYPVKQNFAMAPMQLSPIPLQQQPPPPHHMTGSVQHNNHRNGHMLDYLENQVRELDMGPLQAAPHSAQHMLPLQPQVQRQPGPTAVPYMPGPPSMLSALDEFGVRGMERRVITLPPIVKRVPSFSSGRGPAGGDRARGGPPLSSQSSGSTSRSAGGLPNSRGYRDASPPPRRGILRDYNNESEWEKRRGRTPQRELWNESGGSDRRRGGGSGLRSRSRDDLMEELHSRRPKRERSFSPPRRRKEPWSSDDEEAGRKWNKGKDWVEKPPSYFSIENQRGRSNNRKKYHQFSDRSSRSSNSVVI; from the exons ATGATACTGGCGGCGCTTCTGTTGCTTCTACCGACAG agctgctgtcaaTCCAGGTCATCGTTCCAGAGACGGAGAGGAGCACGACTCTGTTCGCCTCCGTCATCCTGCGCTGTGACTACTCCACTTCAGCCAATCCTCAGGATGTCCTGGTCTCCTGGAAGTTCAAGTCCTTTTGTAAAGACCCAGTGTTGGAGTATTACtccacag CCTATCAAGCGGCTCTGCAGCTTGGTCAGGATCCTGCCAACGACTGCCCCGACCGCCAACGCACAATCCGCACAGTCATCCAGAAGAGGGGCATCAATGAGCCCACCCTGGGCCCTGAGTACAGAGAGCGCAAGATCACCATTCAGAACA AGGCTGACCTGGTCATCACTGAGGTGATGTGGTGGGATAATGGAATGTATTTCTGCACCATTGATGCTGCTGGTGACACATCGGGGGACTCTGATCGGGAGGTCAAGCTCATTGTGTACC ACTGGCTGACGGTGCTGTTGATCATCCTGGGTGCTCTCCTGCTCATCATGCTCCTttgcatctgctgctgtcagtgctgCCCACAGAAGTGCTGCTGCTACGTGCGCTGCCCCTGCTGCCCGCAGACGTGTTGCTGCCCAGAGAAAG CTGTGATGGAGCACAGGATGCTGAAGGAAGCCCGGAAGGCCATGGTTCCTTGGATGAATGGGCAGCCCATTTATGCTCCCATCAGTAGCAATGCCTCCACACAGGGCGTCCCCATACTACATTCAG GTTCATTCACAGACTATCCTGTCAAACAAAACTTTGCCATGGCTCCCATGCAGCTGTCACCCAttcccctgcagcagcagccccctcctccacaccatATGACTGGCAGCGTACAACATAACAATCATAGAAACGGCCACATGTTGGACTATCTGGAGAATCAGGTGAGGGAGCTGGATATGGGACCACTTCAGGCAGCTCCTCACAGTGCACAGCACATGTTACCATTACAGCCACAGGTCCAGCGACAGCCAGGTCCCACAGCCGTTCCATACATGCCCGGACCCCCCAGCATGCTGTCAGCCCTTGATGAGTTTGGTGTAcgagggatggagaggagggtgaTCACTCTGCCTCCGATTGTTAAGCGTGTGCCTAGTTTCTCCTCAGGCAGGGGGCCTGCTGGTGGAGACAGAGCCAGAGGGGGGCCTCCGTTATCCAGCCAGTCCAGTGGAAGTACAAGCCGCTCTGCTGGAGGTCTCCCCAACAGTCGAGGCTACAGAGAtgcctccccccctcccaggcGGGGAATCCTGCGCGATTACAACAATGAGTCAGAGTGGGAGAAAAGGCGAGGGAGAACGCCACAGAGGGAGTTGTGGAACGAGAGCGGGGGGTcagacagaaggagaggaggtgggtcaGGACTCCGCTCCAGAAGTCGAGATgacctgatggaggagctgcactCTCGGAGGCCCAAAAGAGAAAGGAGCTTCTCCCCACCGCGCCGTCGTAAGGAGCCCTGGAGTTCAGATGACGAGGAAGCTGGAAGGAAATGGAACAAAGGCAAGGATTGGGTAGAGAAGCCTCCCAGTTACTTCTCCATCGAAAACCAGCGTGGGCGCAGTAACAACCGGAAGAAGTACCACCAGTTTTCA GATCGGAGCTcccgcagcagcaacagcgtAGTCATCTGA
- the me3 gene encoding NADP-dependent malic enzyme, mitochondrial encodes MNSLPGRAALSLCRRTAAAGGLRQLTGPQWHRDGAPTAPVQPVRVCHSGSNPEGSVKTKKRGYDITRNPHLNKGMAFTLEERLQLGIHGLLPPCFLSQDVQVLRVMKSYETRTNPLDKYILLMTLQDRNEKLFYRVLTSDIEKFMPIVYTPTVGLACQQYGLAFRRPRGLFITIHDRGHIATVLNSWPEENIKAIVVTDGERILGLGDLGSYGMGIPVGKLALYTACGGVQPQQCLPVLLDVGTDNQALLDDPLYIGLKHKRIRGKEYDDLIDEFMQAVTDKYGMNCLIQFEDFANSNAFRILNKYRNRYCTFNDDIQGTASVAVAGVLAALKITKNKLKEHTFVFQGAGEAALGIAHLLIMAMAKEGLSKEEAARRIWMVDSKGLIVKGRSHLNHEKEEFAHDHPHLKTLEEVVHTIKPTAIIGVAAIAGAFTEKIIRDMASFNERPIIFALSNPTSKAECTAEQCYTLTEGRGIFASGSPFDKVVLSDGRTFYPGQGNNAYIFPGVALGIIACGVRHISDDIFLTTAEAIADMVTEENLAEGRLYPPLSTIREVSFKIAVKVISYAYRHNIASVYPEPKDKESFVLSHIYSPDYDSFTLDVYGWPQDAMNVQDV; translated from the exons ATGAACTCTCTCCCGGGAAGAGCCGCGCTGTCGCTGTGCCGGCGCACGGCGGCCGCGGGCGGGCTCAGGCAGCTGACCGGCCCGCAGTGGCACCGGGACGGGGCGCCGACGGCGCCGGTCCAGCCGGTCCGGGTGTGCCATTCCGGGAGCAACCCCGAAGGAAGCGTCAAAACCAAGAAGCGGGGCTACGACATCACCCGAAACCCGCATTTGAACAAG gggATGGCCTTCACGCTGGAGGAGCGTTTACAGCTGGGCATCCACGGCCTGCTGCCGCCCTGCTTCCTCTCGCAGGACGTGCAAGTGCTGCGCGTGATGAAGAGCTACGAGACTCGCACCAATCCCCTGGACAA GTACATCCTGCTGATGACGCTGCAGGACAGGAACGAAAAGCTCTTCTATCGCGTGTTGACCTCAGACATCGAGAAGTTCATGCCCATCGTGTACACCCCCACGGTGGGCCTGGCCTGTCAGCAGTACGGCCTGGCCTTCAGGAGGCCCCG AGGactcttcatcaccatccatgACCGAGGTCACATCGCGACCGTGCTCAACTCCTGGCCTGAGGAGAACATCAAG GCCATCGTGGTGACGGACGGGGAGCGTATCCTGGGCCTGGGCGACCTGGGAAGCTATGGTATGGGCATTCCTGTGGGTAAACTGGCGCTCTACACCGCCTGTGGCGGCGTTCAGCCGCAGCAGTGCCTCCCCGTGCTGCTGGACGTGGGCACCGACAACCAG GCGCTGCTGGATGATCCGCTGTATATCGGGCTGAAGCACAAGAGGATCAGAGGGAAGGAGTACGACGACCTCATAGATGAGTTCATGCAGGCGGTGACAGACAA GTACGGGATGAACTGCCTGATTCAGTTTGAAGACTTTGCAAACAGCAACGCCTTCCGCATCCTCAACAAGTACAGGAATCGCTATTGCACCTTCAACGATGACATCCAAG GAACAGCATCTGTCGCTGTCGCGGGAGTCTTGGCTGCTCTGAAGATCACAAAGAACAAACTCAAGGAGCACACGTTTGTGTTCCAGGGGGCAGGCGAG GCTGCTCTGGGTATCGCTCACCTGCTGATCATGGCCATGGCCAAGGAGGGGCTGAGTAAAGAAGAGGCTGCCAGGAGGATCTGGATGGTGGACTCCAAGGGGCTCATCGTGAAG GGAAGAAGCCATCTCAACCACGAGAAAGAAGAGTTTGCCCATGATCACCCACACCTGAAGACACTGGAGGAGGTGGTCCACACCATTAAACCCACTGCAATTATAG GAGTGGCTGCGATTGCTGGTGCATTTACTGAGAAGATCATCAGAGACATGGCGTCCTTCAATGAGAGGCCCATCATCTTCGCCCTGAGCAACCCTACCAGTAAGGCGGAGTGCACGGCAGAGCAGTGCTACACCCTCACCGAG GGCCGGGGCATTTTTGCCAGTGGAAGTCCCTTTGATAAGGTGGTGCTGTCCGACGGCCGGACCTTTTACCCCGGCCAGGGAAACAACGCCTACATCTTCCCTGGAGTGGCCCTGGGCATTATAGCCTGTGGCGTGCGCCACATATCGGACGATATTTTCCTGACCACAGCAGAG GCCATCGCTGACATGGTAACAGAGGAGAACCTGGCAGAGGGACGCCTCTACCCCCCCCTCAGCACCATCAGGGAGGTGTCCTTCAAGATCGCAGTGAAG GTTATCAGCTACGCGTACAGACACAACATCGCCTCTGTCTACCCCGAACCTAAAGACAAGGAGTCGTTCGTTCTGTCGCACATCTACAGCCCCGACTACGACTCCTTCACCCTGGACGTGTACGGCTGGCCTCAGGACGCCATGAACGTCCAGGACGTGTGA
- the nxpe3 gene encoding NXPE family member 3 — MARTLCKCVFVFLVLALSGLVFLLHNIHSVENLTYRNISTLHQSKLHPAQLAATLSTSYHNHTCARLGEKLSREDELEQRALLDYIDWPGPPPRSRPTTLPYSSDPIRSHFTILPKGGKKWYVGDQLEVLVQMRDFHGRRKQYGGDFLLARLHSPELGAGVAGRVLDHQNGLYSVSLPLLWSGPAEVEVTLVHPSEAVAVLQRLRKERSDRVFFQSLFRLGSLSETTLCNMCLPLDEYPLCNYTDLHTGEPWYCYKPKTLSCDTRVNHAKGGYLKRLISNKESLLFQSGVNLKVQVQASGADRITVLPPRRDELGVQSIKPESVQLVTSGYYYQNSWRPLDGANMHQFNDSSAISQCLKNKVINMFGDSTVRQWFEYLIASLPELKQLNLHSPKNVGPFMAVDSTHNILVKYRCHGPPIRFSNVSASELRYISNELDLLSGGPDTVVVLSIWAHFSTFPVEVYIRRLRHIRRALVRLLNREPGTVVVIRSANLQVLDQNVSLYNSDWFSLQLDEVLKSMFSRLDVLLVDAWQMSLAHHLPHALHPHPPIIKNMVDLVLSYICPESRKS, encoded by the exons ATGGCACGAACCCTCTGCAAGTGTGTCTTCGTCTTCCTCGTCCTGGCTCTGTCTGGTCTCGTTTTCCTGCTGCACAATATCCACTctgtggag AATCTGACGTACCGCAACATCTCAACGCTCCACCAGAGCAAGCTGCATCCAGCCCAGCTCGCTGCCACCCTGTCTACGTCCTACCACAACCACACCTGTGCCCGGTTGGGTGAGAAACTGTCCCGTGAGGATGAACTGGAGCAGCGCGCTCTGTTGGACTACATCGACTGGCCTGGACCTCCTCCTCGCTCCCGGCCGACCACCCTCCCCTATTCCAGCGACCCCATCCGCAGCCATTTTACCATCCTGCCCAAGGGAGGAAAGAAGTGGTATGTGGGCGACcagctggaggtcctggtcCAAATGCGAGACTTTCACGGCCGTCGTAAACAGTACGGGGGCGACTTCCTGTTAGCTAGGCTGCACTCCCCGGAGCTGGGGGCGGGTGTCGCAGGTAGGGTGCTGGACCACCAGAATGGGTTATACTCCGTGTCCCTCCCGCTCCTCTGGTCAGggcctgcagaggtggaggtcACGCTGGTGCACCCCAGTGAGGCCGTGGCCGTGCTGCAGCGGCTGAGGAAGGAGCGATCCGATCGGGTGTTTTTCCAGAGCCTGTTCCGCCTGGGCTCCCTGTCTGAAACCACCCTGTGCAACATGTGTCTGCCCCTTGATGAGTACCCCCTCTGCAACTACACGGACCTGCACACGGGGGAGCCGTGGTACTGCTACAAACCCAAGACGCTCAGCTGTGACACCAGGGTCAACCACGCCAAAGGAGGATATCTGAAACGCCTCATCTCCAACAAAGAATCGCTGCTCTTCCAGAG CGGTGTGAATCTGAAGGTTCAGGTCCAGGCTTCAGGAGCTGACAGGATCACTGTGCTGCCGCCCAGGAGAG ATGAGTTAGGAGTCCAGAGTATTAAACCAGAGTCCGTTCAGCTGGTGACATCTGGTTATTACTACCAGAACTCCTGGcggccgctagatggcgccaatATGCATCAGTTCAACGATTCCTCCGCCATCTCTCAGTGTCTGAAGAACAAAGTGATCAACATGTTTGGAGACTCTACAGTCAGACAGTGGTTTGAGTACCTCATTGCTTCCCTACCAG AATTAAAGCAGTTGAACCTGCACAGCCCTAAGAACGTCGGGCCTTTCATGGCCGTGGACAGCACCCATAATATTCTGGTGAAGTACCGTTGCCATGGCCCACCCATCCGCTTCTCCAACGTCTCAGCCAGCGAGCTGCGTTACATTTCCAATGAGCTCGACCTGCTTTCTGGAGGGCCCGACACCGTTGTGGTCCTCAGCATTTGGGCCCATTTCAGCACATTTCCGGTGGAGGTGTACATCCGTCGACTCCGTCACATCAGGCGGGCGCTGGTACGACTCTTGAACCGGGAGCCAGGGACTGTGGTGGTGATCCGCTCGGCGAAcctgcaggtcctggaccaGAACGTGAGCCTGTACAACAGCGACTGGTTCtcgctgcagctggatgagGTGCTCAAGTCCATGTTCAGCAGACTGGACGTCCTGCTGGTGGACGCCTGGCAGATGAGCCTGGCGCACCACCTTCCTCACGCCCTCCATCCACATCCACCGATCATCAAGAATATGGTCGACTTGGTTTTATCGTACATTTGTCCCGAAAGCAGGAAGAGCTAA